CCGCACGCACGATGAGCGGCCGTTTCCACGCGCGCATGGATCACGCAGTTCAGCGCGCCTTTATCCACCGCGGTGACAGAAGCGCTGTCGATTCCAAGCTTTGTCAGCGTATCCCGGATCACCCGGCGGATTTCCTGCCCGAACTGCTTCTCCACCGTGCTGTTCAACTCGATTTGAATGCCGCTGCCGTCGCTGGGGGCGATGGTGACCATGATATCGCTCGACTCCATCGTGCCGGCAACCGCGCTTTGCTTGATCTTCATCAGGTACCCTTCTTTCCAAAAATAGGTCGCTCTTTCAAAGAAGCACTTCGAAAAAGCGACTGAAAAATGATACTGATCCTATCTTCCCAAGGTCTCCAGCACATAATCGGTGAATTCCCCGGCCGTGGCATCCTCTTTTCGAGTGGTTGCGGCGACCCGGCGCTCGGTAATCGTGCAGATATCCATGGCGTCATCCAGCTTCTTTTTCAGGCCGGGATAGCCGATATGGCCGAGCATCATGCCGACCGCGCGAATCAGGCTGCTCGGGTCGGCGTATTCTCCCCTTCCCTGAGCGATCAGGTCGGGTGCCGTACCGTGAATGGCCTCGAACATCGCATATTTGTTCCCGAGGTTGGAGGATGACGCGCTCCCCAGCCCGCCCTGATGCTCGGCGGCGATATCCGTGATGATATCCCCGTACAGGTTGGGCAGCACAAAGACCTCCAGCCCCTTATTGAACGCCGGGTTCATCATTTTCGCGGCCATCGCGTCCACCAGCCGCTCCTCGACCGTGATCCCCGGATATTCTTTTGCGGCTTCCCGGACGGCTTTCACAAAATTGCCGTCCGTCAGTTTCACGATGTTCGCCTTGGTGACCACCGTCACGTTCTTTTTCCCGTTGTTTTTGGCGAATTCAAAAGCCGCGCGGGCAATGCGTTCGCTGCCCTGCTTCGTCTGCACGCGGAAATCGACCGCGAGATCGCCGTTCACCTGAATCCCCTTGTCGCCCCAGATATATTCTCCCTCGATATTCTCGCGGAAGAAAGTCCAGTCGATCCCTTTGGAAGGGATCCGGATCGGGCGGACCGCCGCGAAAAGATCGAGCCCCCGGCGCAGGAGGCTGTTCGCGCTCACGAGATTTGGCCAGGGATCCGAGGCCCGCGGCGTAACCATCGGCCCTTTCAGGATAACGTTGCATTTTTTGATCTCCTCAAAAATCTCGGGGGGCAGGGATTCCCGCCTTGCCGCACGGTTTTCGATCGTCATCCCCTCGATGACCCGTATCTCGATGTGCCCGCTGTCAAGCTCTGTCTGAATCAGGCTTCGCAGGACGCGCAGCGCCTGCTTCATTAGAATAGGCCCCACTCCGTCGCCCGGCAGGATGCCGATCACGATTTTATCGAGCGCTTTGAAATCGGTGAATTCGTTTGTTTCCTTCATGCGGGATACCCGCGCCAGATCCTGTTCAATCAGCTCGCCAAATTTTTTCGTGGCGTTATTGATGTCTTCCAATTGATTAACCCTCCTAAGCAGATCCGTGATGCTTCCATCAAGGTCCAACATTTTTCACTTTTAAAGTCCGATCCGTATATACAAATTTCATAGAGACATCGGGATTTTAAAACCTAAAAATTGGGCACAATTCACTATAATTATCTTAAAGGAAAAACAGCTTTAAGTAAAATGCTTATTTGGGTATGAAGGGTATAAACCAAATTACATAAATATTTTTTCCGATTCCCCTGCTTGTTGACAGAATTGCACGAATGTGGTACCTTGCTGGAAAGGGGGTATGCAAAATGGATATGCAGCAGCTGGTCTACATCTGTACCGTGGCGGAATACCAAAGCATCACGAAGGCCGCGAACTCGCTCTATATTTCACAACCGGCCCTGAGCCATTTTATCTCCAAAGTGGAAGGGCAGCTGGGTGTGCAGCTTTTCGACCGCTCCACCTCGCCGCTCTCCCTCACCTTTGCCGGCGAGCAATATCTGAAGTATGCCCGGCAGATTCTGATGATGGCGAACAATATGTCCAAAGAGCTGGCCGACATTTCAAAAAACAGGAAGGGCCGGATCCGGGTCGGCTTTCCGTTTGAACGATGCACTTATATGCTGCCGCTGATTTTGCCCCGCTACCGAAAAAAGTTTCCCGGCATCGACGTCCAGATCTCTTCCTGCAAAGGCGATAAATTGGTGGATGGGATTCTGAAAGGGCAGCTCGATTTTGCGATTCTTCCTTTCCAGAACGACAATAAGAAAGGCAGGGACAAAAAGAATGAAATGAACCTGGCGACACGGCGCATTTACAGCGAGGAGCTGTTCCTCGTAGCCGCCAAAAACGTCGTGAGGCCGGAATATCTGGCCGACGGCAATCCCGATGCGGTAGATCTCAGTAAAATAAAAGACCTTCCGTTCATTTTTCTCACAAAGGGACACGCGCTCCGGACTTTCCTCGACCTTCTCTTCGATTTTTATAAAATCAAGCCGAATGTCTTTATGGAAATAGACAGCAACGTATGCGCCTGCCGCCTTGCGTCGGCGGGGATAGGCGTGACGATTGTACCAGCCATGACCATCGAGCTGGCCAAATGTGATGCCGAAGTGGATATTTATTCTCTCGCGAGACAGCCCGTCAGATGGGATATTCTGGCCCTTTACCGCAAGGACGCTTATCTCAGCGAGGCGGAAGAGTCTTTTTTCGAAATTGCGGGTGAGGTATTCTCACAGATGTCGTTTCTTCGAAATCACAGGGGAAACAGCCGAATGAACACCGAGACGGGCTGATGAACCGGCAGGCAGCCGCGCCACGGCAGACGATTCAAAAGATACCCGGGCTCCAAAGTTGGAGCCCGGGTATCTTATTTTTTTCGCGGAATAGCGTCTGTGTCCCTGTTCCACAGGGACACAGACGCTTCCATATGCTTTTTTCTGTATGGATCTCATGATTCATTTTGCATCTGTAACTTAAAAGCTGTCCTGTTTTATTATTGTGCATTATTCACATATAAAATAGACTGGTTTTAATCTTTTTGACATACTCGATTGCCCTTTCGGCCCTGTTATACAATTTTATCTATATTGCCCATATCAATATTGGCATTTTACAAAAATTATAGTGATGCTATGATAAAGCCAGTTGTTACAAATTGCACAATCTTGGGCACTTTTCACGAAAGATTCCAAGCTCGATCAGGAACTGCTTGTAAAATCATTTTAAATAACGGAGGGAATTACTTTTCATGCCAGACAATCTGATTCGAAAAATCATCCGCAAGCATCTGACCTCTCCGGCAGAACTGGTGCCGGGAGAAGAAATCCATCTCAAAATAGACCAGACGCTGACACATGATATCACGGGCGTGATGTCATACCTCGCGTTTGAAGCGCTCCATCTTCCGCGCGTCCGCACGGAATGCTCCGTGAGCTATCTGGACCACAATCTTCTGTATGTCGACAATAAGACGCCGGACGATCATATTTTTCTTCAGTCCATTGCAAAGAAATACGGGCTGTACCTTTCGCGCCCGGGCAACGGCATCTGTCATTCTGTCCATTATTCCCGCTTCGGCATCCCGGGCAAAACGCTGCTGGGGACGGACAGCCACACGCCGACGAGCGGCGCGATCGGCATGCTGGCAATCGGCGCGGGCGGAATGGACGTGGCGGTCGCCATGGCGGGCTTCCCCATGCGGCTGAAAATGCCCGCGGTCATCCGGGTCAATCTGATCAATCGGCTGAGGCCCGGCAGCTCCGCCAAGGATGTCGCGCTTGAAATGCTGCGGCGTTTCACCGTAAAAGGCGGGCTCGGCAAGGTTTTCGAGTACACCGGAGAAGGGGTCAAAACGCTTGAAGTGCCGGAACGCGGCACGATCGCGAACATGGGCGCGGAAATGGGCGCGACCACATCCATCTTCCCGGCGGACGAGGTGGTTCGCAAATTCTTTGCGGCGCAGGGCCGCGAAAAGGATTTCGTTCCGATGAGCGCCGACGAAGGCTGTGAGTACGACGAGGAAATCACGCTTGATCTTTCCAAAATCGAGCCTTTGGTCGCATGCCCCGACATGCCCGACAACGTAAAGACGATCCCGGAGGTTCACGATATCCCGGTTCAGCAGGTCTATATCGGAAGCTGCACCAACGCCTCCTATGCCGATATCAAAAAGGCGGCCCTGGTCCTGAAGGGCAAAACGGTGAACGATAACGTCAGCCTGACGGTTTCGGTGGCAACGCGCCAGACTTTCCGGCAGCTGCTGAAAGAGGGCGTCATCACCGACCTGGTCGACTCGGGCGCCAGGATCACGGAGATCGCCTGCGGGGCG
This window of the Ruminococcaceae bacterium BL-6 genome carries:
- the citD gene encoding citrate lyase, acyl carrier (gamma) subunit (Evidence 2a : Function from experimental evidences in other organisms; Product type e : enzyme) codes for the protein MKIKQSAVAGTMESSDIMVTIAPSDGSGIQIELNSTVEKQFGQEIRRVIRDTLTKLGIDSASVTAVDKGALNCVIHARVETAAHRACGENHADYVWGE
- a CDS encoding Isocitrate dehydrogenase; amino-acid sequence: MEDINNATKKFGELIEQDLARVSRMKETNEFTDFKALDKIVIGILPGDGVGPILMKQALRVLRSLIQTELDSGHIEIRVIEGMTIENRAARRESLPPEIFEEIKKCNVILKGPMVTPRASDPWPNLVSANSLLRRGLDLFAAVRPIRIPSKGIDWTFFRENIEGEYIWGDKGIQVNGDLAVDFRVQTKQGSERIARAAFEFAKNNGKKNVTVVTKANIVKLTDGNFVKAVREAAKEYPGITVEERLVDAMAAKMMNPAFNKGLEVFVLPNLYGDIITDIAAEHQGGLGSASSSNLGNKYAMFEAIHGTAPDLIAQGRGEYADPSSLIRAVGMMLGHIGYPGLKKKLDDAMDICTITERRVAATTRKEDATAGEFTDYVLETLGR
- a CDS encoding HTH lysR-type domain-containing protein, coding for MDMQQLVYICTVAEYQSITKAANSLYISQPALSHFISKVEGQLGVQLFDRSTSPLSLTFAGEQYLKYARQILMMANNMSKELADISKNRKGRIRVGFPFERCTYMLPLILPRYRKKFPGIDVQISSCKGDKLVDGILKGQLDFAILPFQNDNKKGRDKKNEMNLATRRIYSEELFLVAAKNVVRPEYLADGNPDAVDLSKIKDLPFIFLTKGHALRTFLDLLFDFYKIKPNVFMEIDSNVCACRLASAGIGVTIVPAMTIELAKCDAEVDIYSLARQPVRWDILALYRKDAYLSEAEESFFEIAGEVFSQMSFLRNHRGNSRMNTETG
- a CDS encoding Aconitate hydratase; translation: MPDNLIRKIIRKHLTSPAELVPGEEIHLKIDQTLTHDITGVMSYLAFEALHLPRVRTECSVSYLDHNLLYVDNKTPDDHIFLQSIAKKYGLYLSRPGNGICHSVHYSRFGIPGKTLLGTDSHTPTSGAIGMLAIGAGGMDVAVAMAGFPMRLKMPAVIRVNLINRLRPGSSAKDVALEMLRRFTVKGGLGKVFEYTGEGVKTLEVPERGTIANMGAEMGATTSIFPADEVVRKFFAAQGREKDFVPMSADEGCEYDEEITLDLSKIEPLVACPDMPDNVKTIPEVHDIPVQQVYIGSCTNASYADIKKAALVLKGKTVNDNVSLTVSVATRQTFRQLLKEGVITDLVDSGARITEIACGACPGIGQAPPTGGVSVRTSNRNFKGRGGTADAKLYLVSPEVAAATAITGFITDPADILGDLSALGEIREPANYPIDDTMIIAPPPDGSNVKVIRGPNIKPLPINTPPAERIKAKISLKAGDNISTDDITPGSAQFSSMRSNIPLIAQYAFSRYDPDFVSRAKEFGTSIIVGGENYGQGSSREHAAICPMYLGVKAVIAKSIARIHKNNLINHGVIPLLFQDPADYDGLSLGDELEIDDSNSQIRARKVTIRNLTKGTSFRTKLDLSDIEIEIILSGGQLSYIKKQKEA